The sequence GTTACCCACCACATTGAACTTGTCCTCTTTGTAGCTGTAGGTGCCGGCAAAGCGGTGGTGGTCGTTCAGGATGGCACCGCCGCGCAGCTGCCAGGCCACATCATCGCTGTCTTTGTGGGCGTCGCCCTTGATGGTGTCTTGCTGCCAGCCAGCACCGGCACCGGCGAACCACTGGACATCAGCGGCCAGGGCAGAAGTGGAGATAAGGGCGGTGGCGATAAGAGTTGCGGTCAGTTTTTTCATGGTAATGCTCCAATGACGTTGTGTCTGTCGATGGGTCCTACCATACGCGCCCTAATTGAACCCACTCTGAACCAGAGGGGCCCAAACTTAACCCTTGCTTAATCCGGCACTTAAAAAATATAAACGCCCGTTTAGAGCGGGCGTTTTATGGTTGAAAGGGGATTGGATCAGCGCCGGCTTAGCTGAGCCAGCCTGTGATACAGGGGTTGCAACCGGCCGTAGAGGTTGAGGTACACCTCTTTATACAGGGTGCGATACCTTTGGTGGTGCAGTGGGTTGGGCTCGAATCGTTTGCCAACCCGAACCATCCCCTGTGTAGCCTGAGTCACGTCCGGGTACCAGTTAAGATGCAGGGCCGCGCACAGGGCGGCGCCCAGGCCCGAGGTCTCGGTGGTGTGGGCGCGCTCCACAGGCACGCCAAACAGATCTGCAGTCAACTGCAGTATGGCGTCACTCTGAGCGCCACCGCCTGAGACTCGCAGTAGCTGGGTGTGCGCGCCGGTGCGTTTCTCGACCCGCTCCAGCCCTTCTTTGAGCCCATACCCCAGCCCCTCGATGATGGCGCGATAGAGGTGGGCCCGGGTGTGATGATCGCTAAAGCCGATGATGGAGCCCCTGGCTTCAGGTCCGGGCTGGCGTACGCCTGCGCCCCAGTAGGGCTGAAGGATAAGCCCTTCGCTGCCCGGCTCCACCGCATTGATAAGCTCATCCAGCAGCTTTTCTGCCACCGTGTTCTGCTCCTCGGCCAGCAACTGCTCCAACTGGCCAAACTGCTCCTTGAACCAGCTGACCATCCAGAAGCCGCGAAACAGCATCACCTCACACAGATACTCGCCGGCGACCGCGGCCGGGTAGGCGGGCATCAGTGGCACTATCTCGCGGTAGCGCGGGCTGACCACATTGACCGTAGCTGTGGTGCCAAAGCTCAGGCTGGCCACCCCCTCCTGATGGCCACCGCTGCCGAGGATTTCGCAGGCCTTGTCGCCGCCGGCGGCCACCACAGGCAGGCCTGAAGGCAGGCCTAACTGCTCGGCGACCTCGGGGCGAAGATCTCCCAGGGTGTCTCCCGGGGCCACCAGCTCAGGCATCTGCTCAGGCACCAGGCTCAACGCTTGCCAGCGCCAGTTGTTGGGGGTGGCCCACTGCTGCTTCTTGTAATCGAAGGGCAGATACCCCACCTGACCTGCGGTGCTGTCCCGGTAGTGGCCGGTCAGGCGCTGGGTGAGGAAGCCGCCCACCTGTACCACCTTGGTACAGCGTTGCCACAGCATGGGCTCGTAGCTGGCCAGGGTGTTGCTGAAGGCGCGGCGGCGCAGGGTGTTAAAGCTGTGTCCGATCACCGGCAACCAGGCAAGAGGTTTGAGGTACCAGGGCAGGGGCGGCAGTTCACGGCACTGGCGCTGATCCGTCCAGAGCACCGCCGGGCGAAGGGACTGGCCCTCCTTGTCCAGAAACACCAGGGAGGTGCGCTGGGCGGTGAGGGTGACGGCCTTGACCTGACTCAGGTCATTGCCTTGCTCGCGAAGCTGGCTGACGGAGTCTACCAGAGCCTGCCAGTACACCTCTGGGTCCATCTCCGCCGCTCCGGGTTGCGGGGTGTGATAGGGCGGAGAGAAGTGGATCTGGGTCTTGTCCAGCAGGGTGCCCTGGCGGTCAAACAGCAGGGCTCTCAGGCTTTGGGTGCCATTGTCGATGGCGAGAATGGCGTCAGTCATCGTTGCACCTGAATGGCTGTGGGCTGTAATAGCGCTCCCACAGGCGCCAGTATCTGTCCCACTCATCCTGGCACTGCGCTTCGTTCCAGCCCAGGTGCTGCTGGCAGAGTAAACTGATGCGCGTCTGATGATGGTGCACACCACGACCCAGCAGCAGCCCCAATCGGGTGCGGCGCAGCAGCAGATCATCCAGGTGAGCAATGGCCTGGTGCTCTATGGCGTGCTCCAGCTGGTTCCAGCATACGGTGGCGGCGCCTATGGGCTCTCCAACACTGTGTCCCTCAGGCACGGGCGGCAGTTCTGGCTCCCTCAACGGGGCATCGAGCATGGCCGCGGCCTGTTCCAGCACCTGTTGGCCTGTCTCCAGGAAGGTGGTGAGCTTGCCGCCGGTCAGATTCACCAGTCCGGGTTCTTGCCAGATCAGATGCTCGCGGCTGGCGTCCGAAGGCGCCGAGTGCTCCGAGGCGGAGCAGACCACCGGCCGGACTCCGCTCCAGCTGGCGAGGACATCCTCCTCCTGGGCGGTGGGATCCAGGGCATGCATCGCCTGCCATAGGTAATCGAACTCCTCCCGGCTCATGGCCACGTCCTGATTGAGTGGCGCCTCATGATCCAGATCCGTGGTGCCCATGATGGAGGTACCCAGCCAGGGATAGAGGTAGACCGGCCGGCCATCTTCCGGATGGGCAAAGGTCAGTGCCGCCGGAGCAGGGTAGCGCCAGGCGGGCAGAACCAGATGGCTGCCTCGCAGGGGACGAATCACCTGGTTTCCCGGCAGCGGCGTCAATCGATCGCACCAGGCGCCGGCGCAGTTGATGACGCAGCCTGAGGTGATCGGCATGGAGTGGGCATCAATCTGGGCCTGCACTCCGGTGCAACGACCATGTTTCTCCAGCAGGTTGTCCACCGGGCTGTAATGGCTGAGATCCAGCCCTTCTCGCACCGCTTCTTCAAGCAGCCAGGTGATGAGGCCGCAATCGTCGCTGATGGCATCGAAATAGCTGCTGGCGCCCTCTATCTCATGCAGAGGGTAGGGCAGAGCGTCCTGCAGCTGATGTTGCGACAGCCAGCCTGGACGGCAGCCGGGCGCGAAGGCGCGGTAGATCTGCAGCGCCACCTGCATCATCCAGGGCTTGGGGTGACCGCCGGGGGGATGCATAAACCAAAAGGGCAGGGGCTGCACCAAAGAGGGGTGGTGTGCCATCAACGCATCCCGGGCGCGGGCGGCTTCCCGGGTCAGGCGCCAGTCGCCCTTGGCCAGGTAGCGCAGTCCGCCGTGCACCATCTTGGAGGAGCGGCTGGAGGTGCCTGAGCTGAAATCCTCGGCCTCCAGCAGCAGGGTCTTCAGGCCGTTGTGACAGGCCAGCCAGGCCACGGCGGCGCCGTTGATCCCTCCGCCAACCACAATGACATCGTAGTGGCGCTCGCCCGCGTCGAGTCTGGCGCGGGTGTCCGCAACTCTGGCGGTGAGGCTCATCATGGCGTCTCCAGCAGCTTACCCGGATTCATTTGACCCTGAGGGTCGTAGTGGTCAAACAGGGCCTGGATGCCGGATCGGGTCAGCTCATCCTTCTCCACGTGCAGATAGGGGCGGTGGTCCTCGCCGACACCGTGCTGATGGCTGATGGTGCCGCCTCCTTCCACGACGGCACGGCTGGCGGCGTCCTTGAACTTGCGCCACTGTTCCAGGCTGGCGTCGAAGTGCTCCTTCGCGGGGAAGACATAGGTGGTGTAGAGGCTGCACCCCTGCTTATACACATGGCTAAGATGGGTGTAGCAGAGCAGGGGCGTGTCACCGGCCACCGCCTTGAGGCTAAGCTCCATCTGCTGTTGCAGCGTTTCGATGCGGTCCCAATTGGCGGCGGTTTCGAAGGTGTCCACCAGATAGCCGTGCTCCCACAGGCTTTGCCTCAGGTAGGGGGCGCTGTAGCGGTTCTCTTTCCAGTGGCGGCCAAGGCCCTTGAGTGCCAGCCTGCCACCGTATTCGTGCAGGATGCGGCGTATGGCCCGGGTGCTGTGGCGTACCTGTGGCCTGTCACCGGTGACGCCCCAGGTGAGCATGGCGGGCTTGTCGCCCACCTTGAGCAGCCGGAACAGCTTCATCAGGCGGCGGTGTTTCTCTGGAGAGAGCGCCAGCTGCAACTGGGTGTCGGTTTCGGTTGGATGGCTCAGTCGCATCATGCTGGCGGGGATGCTGGCCTGGGCGATGTCGCGTACCGCGTCCAGACCCCTTTCCCAGTTTGGGAAGAAGGAGACATAGAACTGCTCCTTCTGAGGCAGAGGTTGTACCCGCATATCTGCTTCACTGATGACGCCGATGCGCCCTTCGGAGCCCAGAATGACCTCTCGCCAATCCGGCCCTGCGGAACTGGCGGGTATGGTGGGCAGCTTGATGTCGCCCTTGGGGGTATGGACCAGGCCGCCGGCGAACAGCTGCTCGATGCGGCCATAGCGCAGGGACTGCTGGCCGGAACTGCGGCTGGCTATCCAGCCACCCAGGGTGGAGCATTCAAAGGACTGAGGGAAGTGGCCCAGGGTGAAGCCGCGGGCATTGAGCTGAGCTTCAAGGTCCGGACCGCGCACGCCGGCTTCGAAGCGGGCCAACTGGCTGACGGAGTCGATGTGCAGCAGCCGGGTCATCCTCTCCATGGACAGGGTAATGACCGGGCGGTCTCCCTGCCTGGGGTTGATGTGACCGGCAACACTGGTGCCACCGCCATAGGGGATCACCACCCAGTTGTTCTCCATCGCCAAGGTCAGCAATGCTTGCAGATCGTCCCGGCTTTCGGGAAAGGCGACCGCATCGGGCGCGCAGCCCAGCTTACCCTGCTTGAACGCCAGCCAGTCGGCCAGGCTCTGGCCGCGGGAGTAACGGGCCCGGGTCTGGGCGTCGATGGAGTAGAGATCGTGAGCGGGGAGACGGCTGGCAGGCAGTGCCTGCGCTGTTTCTTCGAGAGTGGCTTCGCCCAGTGGGTTACCAGGACCAAGAAGTGAAGTGAGCACCGCTTTGGCGACGGCGGGTAAGGGGCGCTGTTTGTTTAAGTCTCCCCAACCATTCCATACCTTTTCCATGAGACATCCTGTTCATGTTGTTAATTTTTTGTTTATCTCCTAAGAGTTACGGATTTTTGGGTTTTATACAAGTGTTTGAAATGCATTGATGAATGAACAGGAAGGTATGCTGGTCTACAGCGGTTTTCTCAGGGCAAAAAAAGGCCGGTGGGCAAGCCACCGGCAGGGATCACTGAGTTGCTGCCCGGCCTCAAACGGAGTGGCGACAGCAAACCCCTGGGGGTTGTTGAAGGAGGCCGGTAACAACACTAGCCACACTAGCAAGCTGGACAGATGTCTGTCGTCATCAAAATTGGTGATTTTTTGTTCTTGGCTTGGTGGGAACTGTTGAGGTTACAAGGTGATGCAAAAACTGCCGCTAAAACTGGCTGACGCCGGGTGTCGAGAGCGCAAAGCTTGCCTAATATTCCCTAGATGGTAATTTGCATCCAAAGCACGTTAACTGAGACTGAGTAACAATGCCAAAGGCTAGTGAAATCAAAAAGAACGCCGTTGTTGAGCACAACGGTAAAGTGTACTCCGTGAAGGACATCGCCAAGCTGACCCCCAGCGGTCGCGCGGGCAGCAGCCTGTACCGCATGCGCATGTACGATGTGGCCACCGGCGCTAAGCTGGACGAGAGCTTCAAAGCCGATGAGATCCTGAGCCTGGCGGATTTCAGCCGTCATCAGGTGAGCTTCTCCTACATCGACGGTGATGAGTACGTCTTCATGGACAATGAGGACTACACCCCCTTCAATTTCCGCAAGGAAAGCATTGAAGAGGAACTGCTGTACTTCACCGAGGACACTCAGGGCATTCAGGTACTGGCGGTAGAGGGCAACCCGGTAGCACTTGAGTTGCCTACCAGCGTTGACCTGGAAATCGTGGAAACTGACCCGTCCATTAAAGGCGCGTCCGCGACCTCTCGCACCAAGCCCGCCACCCTGACCACAGGTTTGGTTGTTCAGGTGCCTGAATACATCAGCACTGGCGACAAGATCAAAGTGAACACCGCTGAAGGCAAGTTCATGAGCCGTGCAGACGGAAAGTAAGCATCTTGCGGAATCTAAGCCCGGCCGAGTGCCGGGCTTTTTTGTATCTCTGCCAAGTTAGTTAGACGGTCTAACCGACTCTGCCACACCAATGTGACTTATCCACTTCTCTTCCGGGGCAATTCTCGCTAACTTAGTTCACTCTATAAATCAGCAAGATAAGCATCTTTCGGAGCACTTTAGTGTGCCGCCGATGGCGGAGCCTTGCTCCCTGCCAATGCACCTCGATTTAAATGTGTTTTAAATCAGTTGCATAGGTGTAAACGGTCGCTCACCATTCGAGCGGTATTTTAAAGTGAAGGTGACTGTGTGTATATACAGTGTTGCGAGCAATCCGCCTTTCTACAAGCAAGATCCGCCTTTTACGCAAAATAGGCGGTGCGAACTAAGCGCGAAAAGACAGAATTACGTAGAAGTGATAGAAACTTGCCGAATTCGCACTGAACTGGTGCATGCATGATAGGCGGCAAGATTTTAATGAGTGATAGGCGGCGAGTCGCCGCATAATAAGCTTTTATGCTTTAAGTCAGGATTGTTCGTGTATGCCAAAAAAATTGAAAGATCATGTTGTGGAAGGCAACAATCTAGAACTTAAAAAAAGCATTGATAAGATCATAAAAAAGTCCCGGTTTATCTGTAGATGGATAAACAAAAATTCACCTCGAACTGAAAGAACAGTGTTGCTTGTAAATATTTTGAATTCGGTGTGTGACTACCTTGAAGTAACAAAGCTATCGATAAATCAGCATATTTCAGTGCTGGCATTATCGACTCGTAGTATTTACGAGCTTAATGTTCGATTAAGAACCCTTACAAATGAAGATTAACAAAAAAAATGGGCGTCTGAAGCTGTTACAGACAAGGTTCAAACCTTAGAGGGAATACTGTCACTTGGTTCCGAAAGTGAGAATATACAACAGCGCAGTATTTTAGAGGCAGAAATAGCAAGGTTGAAGCAGCTGGTTACGAAGTATAATTTACCAAGCATTAAGCAGCCGGCTAGTACTGGTAACTTAGCAAAGACTGTAGATCTAGAATCTGAGCATAAAGGCTTGTTTAAACTTTATTCTAAACTCGTCCACCCCAGCTCATATTTAGTTAATGATTATGCGAATTCAGCGGCAGTTGAAAATCAAAAAATACTGCAGATACATGCCCAACTATATGCACACGATAGCGTTTCTCGAATTTGCGAAGAGCTAAATATTCCTTATGAAGTAAGTAAGCCCTATGGAAAAGCCTAACAAGTCAATCAACTACGCGCTGAAGTTGACCCGTTTTAGTGGACACCAAAATCGTTAGATTGAGGTGTCACAATGCCTGCCTACAAGACAGGAAAACGAACCCAGCAGTACAGTGTAGAGTTCAAGGTAAAAGCGGTGACTTGGTCACACCTTCCTCATCGTTCAGTAAAGGAAGTAGCCCAAGCTCTGGACATTCATCCGTTCATGTTGTCTCGTTGGCGCAAAGAGTATCGAGACGGCAAATGGGGCATGACAAAAAAGACTAAAAAGCAGCCAGATCAGCTTTCCAAAAGTGATGAAATCAGCCAACTCAAGCGGCGTCTTGCTGAGTTAGAGCTGGAGAATGATCTGCTAAAAAAGTGGCAACGGTTTCAAGCCGAGGAACAGAGGAATCGTTCCGATTCGTAGCGCGCTATCAGGGTAAAATCCGACTATCGAGATTATGCCAGTTTGTCGGCGTTTCACGGTCAGGTTTCTATGCCTGGAAGAAGCGTCAGCCCAGCCAACGCGCCCAAACTGATAGTGTCCTGAGCAGAGAGATTCAGCGGCTTTTCCGTTTGTCCAAAGAGCGCTACGGCAGCCCTCGAATTCATGCCCAGTTGAAGCAGAAAGGCATTAGCGTGGCTCGAAAGCGAGTGGCTAGGCTAATGCGTGAACTTGGCCTTAGGGCGCGTTCTGTGAGGGTTTACCGTCAAATGAATAAGCGGCGGCAAACTTTGAAGGCAACAGAAAACCTGAGGCTGACTAGTGACGCCCCAACTGCTGTCAATCAGCAATGGTCCGGCGACGTTACCTACTTAAAGCACGGACGGAAATGGTACTACCTGGCAGTGATTATCGACCTGTACTCCAG is a genomic window of Ferrimonas sp. YFM containing:
- a CDS encoding FGGY-family carbohydrate kinase, translated to MTDAILAIDNGTQSLRALLFDRQGTLLDKTQIHFSPPYHTPQPGAAEMDPEVYWQALVDSVSQLREQGNDLSQVKAVTLTAQRTSLVFLDKEGQSLRPAVLWTDQRQCRELPPLPWYLKPLAWLPVIGHSFNTLRRRAFSNTLASYEPMLWQRCTKVVQVGGFLTQRLTGHYRDSTAGQVGYLPFDYKKQQWATPNNWRWQALSLVPEQMPELVAPGDTLGDLRPEVAEQLGLPSGLPVVAAGGDKACEILGSGGHQEGVASLSFGTTATVNVVSPRYREIVPLMPAYPAAVAGEYLCEVMLFRGFWMVSWFKEQFGQLEQLLAEEQNTVAEKLLDELINAVEPGSEGLILQPYWGAGVRQPGPEARGSIIGFSDHHTRAHLYRAIIEGLGYGLKEGLERVEKRTGAHTQLLRVSGGGAQSDAILQLTADLFGVPVERAHTTETSGLGAALCAALHLNWYPDVTQATQGMVRVGKRFEPNPLHHQRYRTLYKEVYLNLYGRLQPLYHRLAQLSRR
- a CDS encoding FAD-dependent oxidoreductase: MMSLTARVADTRARLDAGERHYDVIVVGGGINGAAVAWLACHNGLKTLLLEAEDFSSGTSSRSSKMVHGGLRYLAKGDWRLTREAARARDALMAHHPSLVQPLPFWFMHPPGGHPKPWMMQVALQIYRAFAPGCRPGWLSQHQLQDALPYPLHEIEGASSYFDAISDDCGLITWLLEEAVREGLDLSHYSPVDNLLEKHGRCTGVQAQIDAHSMPITSGCVINCAGAWCDRLTPLPGNQVIRPLRGSHLVLPAWRYPAPAALTFAHPEDGRPVYLYPWLGTSIMGTTDLDHEAPLNQDVAMSREEFDYLWQAMHALDPTAQEEDVLASWSGVRPVVCSASEHSAPSDASREHLIWQEPGLVNLTGGKLTTFLETGQQVLEQAAAMLDAPLREPELPPVPEGHSVGEPIGAATVCWNQLEHAIEHQAIAHLDDLLLRRTRLGLLLGRGVHHHQTRISLLCQQHLGWNEAQCQDEWDRYWRLWERYYSPQPFRCNDD
- a CDS encoding FAD-binding oxidoreductase — translated: MEKVWNGWGDLNKQRPLPAVAKAVLTSLLGPGNPLGEATLEETAQALPASRLPAHDLYSIDAQTRARYSRGQSLADWLAFKQGKLGCAPDAVAFPESRDDLQALLTLAMENNWVVIPYGGGTSVAGHINPRQGDRPVITLSMERMTRLLHIDSVSQLARFEAGVRGPDLEAQLNARGFTLGHFPQSFECSTLGGWIASRSSGQQSLRYGRIEQLFAGGLVHTPKGDIKLPTIPASSAGPDWREVILGSEGRIGVISEADMRVQPLPQKEQFYVSFFPNWERGLDAVRDIAQASIPASMMRLSHPTETDTQLQLALSPEKHRRLMKLFRLLKVGDKPAMLTWGVTGDRPQVRHSTRAIRRILHEYGGRLALKGLGRHWKENRYSAPYLRQSLWEHGYLVDTFETAANWDRIETLQQQMELSLKAVAGDTPLLCYTHLSHVYKQGCSLYTTYVFPAKEHFDASLEQWRKFKDAASRAVVEGGGTISHQHGVGEDHRPYLHVEKDELTRSGIQALFDHYDPQGQMNPGKLLETP
- the yeiP gene encoding elongation factor P-like protein YeiP, which encodes MPKASEIKKNAVVEHNGKVYSVKDIAKLTPSGRAGSSLYRMRMYDVATGAKLDESFKADEILSLADFSRHQVSFSYIDGDEYVFMDNEDYTPFNFRKESIEEELLYFTEDTQGIQVLAVEGNPVALELPTSVDLEIVETDPSIKGASATSRTKPATLTTGLVVQVPEYISTGDKIKVNTAEGKFMSRADGK
- a CDS encoding IS3 family transposase (programmed frameshift), translating into MPAYKTGKRTQQYSVEFKVKAVTWSHLPHRSVKEVAQALDIHPFMLSRWRKEYRDGKWGMTKKTKKQPDQLSKSDEISQLKRRLAELELENDLPKKVATVSSRGTEESFRFVARYQGKIRLSRLCQFVGVSRSGFYAWKKRQPSQRAQTDSVLSREIQRLFRLSKERYGSPRIHAQLKQKGISVARKRVARLMRELGLRARSVRVYRQMNKRRQTLKATENLRLTSDAPTAVNQQWSGDVTYLKHGRKWYYLAVIIDLYSRKVVGWSFSDNRTSKLTEGALVKALRTRRPKEGLLFHSDRGIEYLNENLQGYYKRHGIRHSLNRAGCCTDNAEVESFFHTLKGEMFQGARFRDHWKLRDELANYIDQFYNRRRLHSSLGYQSPHQFERLAA